Proteins encoded together in one Telopea speciosissima isolate NSW1024214 ecotype Mountain lineage chromosome 6, Tspe_v1, whole genome shotgun sequence window:
- the LOC122664967 gene encoding ribose-phosphate pyrophosphokinase 1: MASLVFSPSSSSSVLVSRSSRSRGCFFVSNESRLRISFPNVVRCDLVEPLKYFNGKPGIPVHNGQSVPSFLSSIQPESTINRSDTRLRIFSGTANPSLSQEIACNMGLELGKIKIKRFADGEIYVQLQESVRGCDVFLIQPTSPPANENLMELLIMVDACRRASAKNITAVIPYFGYARADRKTQGRESIAAKLVANLITEAGANRVLACDLHSGQSMGYFDIPVDHVYGQPVILDYLASKTICSDDLVVVSPDVGGVARARAFAKKLSDAPLAIVDKRRHGHNVAEVMNLIGDVRGKVAVMVDDMIDTAGTITKGAELLHQEGAREVYACSTHAVFSPPAIERLSSGLFQEVIITNTIPVMEKNYFPQLTVLSVANLLGETIWRVHDDCSGTYEPFTSLGID; encoded by the exons ATGGCTTCTCTCGTTTTCTCTCCATCATCGTCTTCTTCGGTTTTGGTTTCCCGTTCTTCTCGGAGCCGTGGATGCTTCTTCGTTTCTAACGAGTCTCGCCTTCGAATCTCTTTTCCGAATGTCGTG AGGTGCGATTTGGTGGAGCCGTTAAAGTATTTTAACGGTAAGCCAGGCATTCCGGTCCATAATGGACAGTCAGTGCCGAGTTTCTTGTCTTCAATTCAGCCTGAAAGTACAATTAACAGGAGTGATACCAGGCTGCGTATTTTCTCTGGCACAGCAAACCCTTCGCTTTCTCAG GAAATTGCATGCAATATGGGCCTGGAACTTGGAAAGATCAAAATAAAGCGATTTGCTGATGGTGAGATTTATGTTCAGTTGCAAGAGAGCGTTAGAGGATGTGATGTTTTTCTCATACAACCCACCAGCCCTCCAGCGAATGAGAATCTCATGGAGCTTTTAATAATGGTGGATGCTTGTCGGAGAGCATCTGCCAAGAACATTACCGCTGTGATACCATATTTTGGATATGCTAGAGCAGATAGAAAG ACTCAAGGTCGTGAGTCTATTGCAGCTAAACTTGTAGCAAACTTGATTACAGAAGCAGGTGCAAACCGTGTTCTTGCTTGTGATCTTCATTCTGGGCAGTCCATGGGTTATTTTGATATTCCTGTAGATCATGTATATGGTCAG CCTGTGATTCTTGATTATCTAGCGAGCAAGACTATATGCTCTGATGATCTGGTAGTGGTCTCACCGGACGTTGGAGGTGTTGCTAGAGCCCGTGCTTTTGCCAAGAAGCTATCTGATGCCCCTCTTGCCATAGTGGATAAACGACGTCATGGCCACAACGTTGCAGAG GTGATGAATCTGATTGGTGATGTCAGAGGTAAAGTAGCAGTTATGGTGGATGATATGATTGACACTGCTG GGACTATTACAAAAGGTGCAGAGCTGTTACACCAAGAGGGGGCCAGGGAAGTCTATGCATGTAGCACCCATGCTGTTTTCAG CCCTCCTGCTATCGAGAGGTTGTCAAGTGGCCTGTTTCAAGAGGTGATCATTACAAATACCATTCCAGTGATGGAGAAGAATTACTTCCCACAGCTCACAGTTCTATCTGTAGCAAACCTATTGGGCGAGACCATTTGGCGTGTTCATGATGACTGCTCT GGTACCTATGAACCCTTTACAAGCCTGGGCATTGATTGA